The DNA sequence GATTGGATCAAAAACTTGAGAAACATGCACCCAAATATGTGATCCAAAGTGAGTTTTTATCTTTGGATGATGGAAGACATTCCTAGTCAAGGTTGTCTTCCCCAACCCTCCCATTCCCACAATGGCAAAGATAGAAACTACACGTTCATCAGTTGTGGCACTAGTGTTAATAACCTCAACTATTTCCGACACCAACTCATCTCTTCCAATGAAAATTGGATCATGTGAGAAAGAATCAGTTTCAAAAGCAGCATGAGGCAAATTGGGCCCATCAATGGAAATCCTCTCTTTGAGGCCAAGCCCGGCTCCCTCTTTGTAAATGGACTCCAAATTCTCATTGATTTCTTGGATTTTGAGAGCTATATTTCTGGGATGCACAATATGACTGAAGCATGACAGTGAGAGTACCTTTTGTTTCATGGGTTTAATAGAGTTGATTTGTTTGGAGAGAAGATGGTAATTGAGTTCATCCAAAACGTTGTCAGCATCAAAGGCCACATCTTCGAGCTTCCTCAACCAGCTTTTGACAGCCCCACCGGGAATGGTACGGCTCTCAGCATCGTTCAACAATTGCTGGATCGTATCCAAACTCCCAGCTAGCTTTGCTGCTTCTTTGTTGAGACGTAGGATTAGTGAGATCTCTTTCTTGGAATGGTCGATGAGGTTCTGAACAACAACTTTAAGGACAGCGGCGGCAGCTTCTCCTTCCATTGGTTGAGATTGTAACTGATTCTGACTGAGAAATGGATAATTGGTATACAGAGTAGAGTAGGAAAAGAAATGGATAAGTCATAAGTGGTTTGCTGCACTACAGTTTAGATTTTTAATCACTTGAAATCAGAAATTTTGACTTTGTTCTTCCaatattattgattaaaaattgtattttgtgtaataAGAGCATCCGATAATTTTCTAAATGATGAGGCTAGCTAAAAGTTGGCGCAGCTGTTCTGAAGAGAGAAGGGTTCCGGCGGCTTGCGCATTGCAAAAGTTTCAGCACCACAATTTCAACTGATTTCAGCGCTTTGATTCTGATGTTCCTCACGGTATTATCTGAAACATGATAATCAGGTTGCTTATATATTGGCTTGGATTTTGTTACAGTGCCATCATGTCTTTACTTTTGTAGTAAAGAAACTCAATTCACCAAAAtctgatttcaatttttagctATAGTATGAAAACGAGATAACAAATCATTTGTTTACTTGTATTTCCAAATTTCCAGGGCTGTAAAATGATGAATAATCTTCACA is a window from the Salvia hispanica cultivar TCC Black 2014 chromosome 1, UniMelb_Shisp_WGS_1.0, whole genome shotgun sequence genome containing:
- the LOC125186532 gene encoding disease resistance protein RGA2-like, which translates into the protein MEGEAAAAVLKVVVQNLIDHSKKEISLILRLNKEAAKLAGSLDTIQQLLNDAESRTIPGGAVKSWLRKLEDVAFDADNVLDELNYHLLSKQINSIKPMKQKVLSLSCFSHIVHPRNIALKIQEINENLESIYKEGAGLGLKERISIDGPNLPHAAFETDSFSHDPIFIGRDELVSEIVEVINTSATTDERVVSIFAIVGMGGLGKTTLTRNVFHHPKIKTHFGSHIWVHVSQVFDPIILFKKILKCLTSTDQVKVESREDIMKQLQEALKDKTYLLILDDVWNQDRLKWDDFINSLVDVTSTKRNAIVITTRNMEVASTVQSLHTHELKGLSHEDCWSIIKAKTLGKEDIPSEFEAIGLKIATRCQGLPLAANVVGGALCNKSEEEWLSIEDKWLSHDEGDHITKILKLSFDNLSLP